GCTCTGTTTGGAAATGATGCGCTTCATTGATCGCTTCTTTCGCCTTTACCATCGCTTCATCAGCCTCTGCCATTTTCCCCTGTTTGGCAAATTGAAGTGCCTCCATCGCAAAGCTTCGTGCATTACCACTATTTAAAATCAATTGGAATGGAATTTGTTCTGCTGTAGTCATCATAATTACCGCCCTCTCTATTATGGTTCAACCGATTGAAATACCCCTTCAGTTTGAACATGTCTATTAAATTATTATTTTATGAATGATAGTTTGGTGTTCTTGTAGATGGATTTCATCTTTTTGAACATGATATAAAGGTAATTGTTCTCACAGATCCTGTTATCTGTGAGAACAATTATTATGTTACATAGGTACAGAGTTGTTATTTCCTTGTGCTGCTGCTTTTTCAGTACGAACAACTGAACGGTCACATAACACAACGAATGGATAATAGATTACCATTGCAATTACAAAGTTGAATAACTGTAGAATTGCACCTGAAAGATGTCCACCTGTTACAAGATAACCACTAA
This genomic window from Bacillus anthracis str. Vollum contains:
- a CDS encoding PTS lactose/cellobiose transporter subunit IIA, which codes for MMTTAEQIPFQLILNSGNARSFAMEALQFAKQGKMAEADEAMVKAKEAINEAHHFQTELIQSEARGEKTEISVLLIHAQDHLMNAITVKELAAEFIDLYKKLEAKGE